The Arachis duranensis cultivar V14167 chromosome 2, aradu.V14167.gnm2.J7QH, whole genome shotgun sequence genome has a window encoding:
- the LOC107473809 gene encoding protein NPGR2 translates to MRCLQSGEPLGRAVEMVPSSESVATSDCSASGHSCLGGQIGNKKPDTGNIEEAESSLRESGVLNYEEARALLGRYEYQKGNLVAALHVFEGIDIVSVTPKIKDALSKSRERRKRYSQNNDEQQMSVHAVALLLEAVFLKAKSLQVLGRFKEAAQSCKVILDIVESSLPEGLPDNFGAECKLQETLSKAVELLPELWKLADCQREAILSYRRALLHEWNLDAETIAKIQKEFALFLLYSGGEAMPPDLRSQMDGSFVPRNNIEEAILLLMILLRKVTLNRIEWDPSILDHLSFALSVSGDLMILANQLEELLPGTIHRKERFYALALCYYGAGKNVEALDLLRKLLSNREDPRHVPSLLMASKICCENFSVTKDPGVSFARMALENLDGRCNQLENLANFLLGVSLSAYSKLAISDAERVKRQSEALHTLETACKLSRMEDPVVLYHLSLEYAEQRKLDAALHYAKCIVKLEVGSNVKGWLLLSRVLSAQKRFLDAESIINAALDQTGKWDQGDLLRTKAKLQIAQGQLKSAIETYTQLLAVLQVHSKSFGSRNKLFKDKRDQIRNLEVEVWHDLAYVYISLSQWRDAEACLSKSRAIKLYSSTRCHAIGKMYEAKGLYKEALKAFRDALDIDPDHVPSLISTAMVLRHCSDQSNPAVRSFLMDALRHDRFCASAWYNLGLLHKAYGTESAFVEGAECFQAVHSLEESEPVEPFR, encoded by the exons ATGAGGTGCCTACAGTCTGGGGAGCCATTAGGAAGAGCAGTTGAAATGGTTCCGTCGTCAGAATCTGTTGCGACCAGTGACTGCTCAGCAAGTGGTCATTCTTGCCTTGGTGGACAAATTGGCAACAAGAAGCCTGACACTGGCAATATAGAGGAAGCTGAATCATCCTTACGCGAGAGTGGTGTCTTGAACTATGAG GAAGCTAGAGCTCTGTTAGGAAGATATGAATATCAGAAGGGAAATTTAGTAGCGGCTTTACATGTCTTTGAAGGAATAGATATAGTTTCTGTGACTCCCAAGATTAAAGATGCCCTTTCCAAAAGCCGAGAACGGCGTAAGAGATATTCCCAGAATAATGATGAACAGCAAATGTCTGTACATGCTGTTGCCTTATTGTTGGAAGCTGTCTTCCTAAAAGCAAAATCTTTGCAGGTTCTTGGAAGGTTTAAAG AAGCTGCCCAATCTTGCAAAGTTATTCTGGACATAGTGGAATCTTCATTACCTGAAGGATTGCCTGATAACTTTGGTGCtgaatgtaaattgcaggaGACTTTGAGCAAGGCAGTTGAGCTACTTCCGGAATTATGGAAACTTGCTGATTGTCAACGAGAAGCTATTTTGTCTTACCGGCGAGCACTCCTTCATGAATGGAATCTTGATGCAGAGACGATAGCGAAGATTCAGAAAgaatttgctctttttcttctatataGTGGCGGGGAAGCAATGCCACCTGATCTTCGTTCCCAAATGGACGGATCGTTTGTGCCTAGAAACAACATTGAAGAGGCTATACTTCTTTTAATGATTTTGCTAAGAAAAGTCACTCTAAATAGAATTGAGTGGGATCCTTCAATTTTGGACCACCTTTCATTTGCTCTATCTGTTTCTGGAGATTTGATGATTTTAGCCAATCAATTGGAAGAATTGCTTCCTGGGACTATCCATAGAAAGGAGAGGTTCTATGCTTTAGCTCTTTGTTATTATGGAGCAGGGAAGAACGTGGAAGCGCTGGATCTTCTTAGAAAACTGCTGAGTAATAGAGAGGACCCAAGACATGTTCCAAGTTTGTTAATGGCTTCTAAGATTTGTTGCGAGAACTTCAGTGTTACAAAAGACCCTGGGGTAAGCTTTGCTCGGATGGCACTTGAGAACTTGGATGGAAGATGTAATCAGTTAGAAAATTTGGCCAATTTCTTACTTGGTGTTTCACTTTCTGCATACTCGAAATTGGCCATTTCTGATGCTGAGAGGGTTAAGAGACAATCTGAGGCACTTCATACCCTTGAAACTGCCTGCAAATTGAGCAGAATGGAAGACCCTGTTGTATTATACCATCTGAGTTTAGAATATGCTGAGCAACGGAAGTTGGATGCTGCACTTCATTATGCTAAGTGCATTGTAAAACTTGAAGTTGGCTCTAATGTTAAAGGTTGGTTACTGTTATCTAGGGTATTATCCGCACAAAAGCGGTTCTTGGATGCCGAATCTATTATCAATGCTGCTTTGGATCAGACTGGGAAATGGGATCAAGGTGATTTGTTACGAACAAAGGCGAAACTTCAGATCGCTCAGGGCCAGTTAAAGAGTGCCATTGAGACATACACTCAGCTTCTTGCTGTTCTTCAAGTTCATAGTAAAAGTTTTGGTTCTCGCAATAAGCTATTTAAG GACAAAAGAGATCAGATTAGGAATTTGGAAGTTGAAGTATGGCATGATCTTGCTTATGTATACATCAGTCTTTCACAGTGGCGTGACGCAGAGGCCTGCCTTTCAAAATCTCGGGCCATCAAACTATACTCTTCTACTAGATGTCATGCAATAG GTAAAATGTATGAAGCAAAAGGTCTTTACAAGGAGGCTCTAAAAGCATTCCGCGATGCCTTGGACATCGATCCTGACCATGTCCCCAGCTTGATCTCCACTGCCATGGTTCTTAGACATTGCAGTGATCAATCGAATCCTGCAGTCAGAAGCTTTTTGATGGACGCACTGCGGCACGACAGATTTTGTGCTTCTGCTTGGTATAATCTTGGCCTTCTCCACAAGGCTTACGGTACAGAATCAGCATTTGTTGAAGGTGCAGAATGTTTTCAGGCAGTACACTCTCTTGAAGAATCTGAACCAGTTGAACCTTTCAGATGA